From Staphylococcus delphini, one genomic window encodes:
- a CDS encoding GNAT family N-acetyltransferase, protein MSQVNIRMATLDDAEALHELMHRAFTPLRDVGIDWPSVNATLEMIQDNIQNNAAYVLEVDGKIVSTLSIRFPWEPSHPVSKYPFVWWFATDPDYGGAGYGNQMMTYVEETILRDTLKAPAVVLGTSARKMSWLKDVYERRGYETFFSFEDETGDEGAMMVKVLIPERYNKDLLAPPPWAQGE, encoded by the coding sequence ATGTCTCAAGTTAATATAAGAATGGCCACTTTAGACGATGCAGAGGCCCTGCACGAACTGATGCATCGCGCATTTACACCTTTAAGAGATGTCGGTATTGATTGGCCGTCCGTGAATGCGACATTAGAAATGATTCAAGACAATATTCAAAACAATGCTGCTTATGTGCTCGAAGTCGATGGGAAAATTGTTTCAACCTTGTCGATACGTTTTCCATGGGAGCCGAGTCACCCGGTTTCTAAATATCCGTTTGTTTGGTGGTTTGCGACAGACCCCGATTATGGCGGTGCAGGATATGGCAATCAAATGATGACGTATGTGGAAGAAACGATTTTACGTGATACATTAAAAGCGCCTGCTGTAGTATTAGGGACTTCAGCGCGCAAAATGAGTTGGTTAAAAGATGTCTATGAACGTCGTGGTTATGAAACGTTCTTTTCATTTGAAGATGAAACAGGCGATGAAGGTGCAATGATGGTAAAAGTTTTAATTCCAGAACGTTATAATAAAGATTTACTCGCACCACCACCATGGGCGCAAGGTGAATAA
- a CDS encoding precorrin-2 dehydrogenase/sirohydrochlorin ferrochelatase family protein: MYPIQLNLTRKSVVIVGGGNIAWRKFIKLKDEAKHVKVVCPTFNDAFLNETWGTHIQLIQKRYERGDLDGADLIIIATDDTVVNQQVRDDVAPTQWVNHTGDRTQSDFYNSLDIEHQGMKISISSEGQSIQHTKAYAAKIKAFLATLEEDNDE, translated from the coding sequence ATGTATCCTATCCAGCTAAATCTAACACGTAAATCGGTCGTCATCGTCGGTGGTGGAAACATTGCGTGGCGAAAATTCATAAAATTAAAAGATGAGGCGAAACATGTCAAAGTTGTGTGCCCTACATTTAATGATGCCTTTTTGAATGAGACGTGGGGGACACATATTCAGCTGATTCAAAAACGATATGAACGTGGCGACCTGGATGGTGCTGATCTCATCATCATTGCGACAGATGACACAGTAGTGAATCAACAAGTCCGTGATGATGTAGCGCCGACGCAATGGGTGAATCATACAGGAGATCGCACGCAATCGGATTTTTATAACAGTCTGGATATTGAACATCAAGGCATGAAGATCAGTATCAGTTCAGAGGGACAGTCAATTCAACATACAAAAGCATATGCGGCGAAAATAAAGGCGTTTTTGGCGACGCTTGAGGAGGATAATGATGAGTAA
- a CDS encoding sirohydrochlorin chelatase: MLCKVIFVVHGMRKGQLNETLTQFVAQLFEAEQVDYEIAFLESETASLPTVIEDQVNQGATELFLVPLLLFSASHYYEDIVDSLEDWRQLYPQTTFHLAQPLGTHPKMKNWVAAQMARYLDATVKDTAVVVLAHGSARFNEPDIALETIANELSTTSRPCYPCMVYGKLNYEKVLAELAQQWPKLLIIPYFFYDGYLVKRTKQCIGALDLPCDVTFTTAINFHPVLKEVILHRLEACGGVTPCILSS; encoded by the coding sequence GTGTTGTGTAAAGTGATTTTTGTTGTCCATGGGATGAGAAAGGGACAACTGAACGAAACATTAACACAATTTGTTGCACAGTTATTTGAAGCGGAACAGGTAGATTACGAGATTGCATTTTTGGAAAGTGAGACGGCGAGTTTGCCAACAGTGATTGAAGATCAAGTGAATCAAGGCGCGACAGAACTTTTCTTAGTGCCATTGTTACTCTTTTCTGCATCACACTATTATGAAGATATTGTCGATAGTTTGGAAGATTGGCGTCAACTGTATCCTCAAACGACATTTCATTTGGCACAACCACTCGGCACACATCCAAAAATGAAAAATTGGGTGGCAGCGCAAATGGCACGTTATCTAGATGCGACCGTGAAAGATACAGCTGTTGTCGTGTTAGCGCATGGCAGTGCACGTTTTAACGAACCTGACATCGCATTAGAAACCATTGCGAACGAACTGTCAACAACGTCACGGCCGTGCTATCCGTGTATGGTCTACGGGAAGTTAAATTATGAAAAAGTCTTAGCTGAACTTGCCCAACAATGGCCGAAGTTACTGATTATTCCGTATTTCTTTTATGATGGTTATTTAGTAAAGCGTACAAAGCAATGTATAGGCGCACTCGATTTACCGTGTGACGTCACTTTTACGACAGCAATTAACTTTCACCCGGTATTAAAAGAAGTGATTTTACATCGACTTGAAGCATGTGGAGGCGTGACACCATGTATCCTATCCAGCTAA